Proteins co-encoded in one Cellulosilyticum sp. I15G10I2 genomic window:
- a CDS encoding DUF4349 domain-containing protein, with protein MKNKVLIKILQVMVAAVLVFSLYGCGAQKSARSETSTANQAAKSEGMMMDTATGTAVREEVARPESPNVNTDVGYNRKMIKTGELQLQTKDFKKSVEDIVAKVQSLEGYVENSNIQGSNFYNNYQNTRSASLVVRIPQKHFDAFINQSSEFGNVVYTTSNSTDITSEYVDTEIRLKSLKTRHERLLVLLEQTGSLKDLFTIEQELGQVTYEIEKLSGTLQQYDQLVDMSTINISIEEVFKIEESRPIITFGDKINDTFKESIKGLKRLLEGFVLIIVAVIPFLILIVPSAIIIIVLSKRFKKNSKVKAQRSEEDK; from the coding sequence ATGAAGAATAAAGTTCTAATTAAAATTTTGCAAGTCATGGTAGCAGCTGTTTTGGTATTTAGTCTATATGGGTGTGGGGCTCAAAAGTCAGCAAGATCAGAGACTTCTACTGCAAATCAAGCAGCAAAGTCAGAAGGTATGATGATGGATACTGCAACAGGGACAGCTGTTAGAGAAGAGGTAGCAAGACCTGAAAGTCCCAATGTTAATACAGATGTGGGATATAACCGTAAAATGATTAAAACGGGAGAACTTCAATTGCAGACTAAAGATTTTAAAAAAAGTGTAGAAGATATCGTTGCGAAGGTACAGAGCTTGGAGGGGTATGTAGAAAATTCGAATATACAGGGGAGTAACTTCTATAATAACTATCAGAATACAAGAAGTGCATCTCTCGTTGTGCGTATTCCTCAAAAACACTTTGATGCTTTTATTAATCAGTCAAGTGAATTTGGAAATGTTGTTTATACAACGTCTAACAGCACAGACATTACAAGTGAATATGTGGATACGGAAATACGGCTTAAGTCTTTAAAAACAAGACATGAAAGATTATTAGTCCTTCTAGAACAAACAGGCTCACTTAAAGACCTTTTTACAATAGAACAAGAACTGGGTCAGGTAACTTATGAAATTGAAAAGTTAAGTGGTACTTTGCAGCAATATGATCAGTTGGTAGATATGAGTACAATTAATATATCTATTGAAGAGGTCTTTAAAATTGAAGAGTCTAGACCTATTATTACTTTTGGCGATAAAATAAATGATACATTTAAAGAATCTATAAAAGGGCTTAAGCGTTTATTAGAAGGCTTTGTATTAATAATAGTAGCTGTTATACCGTTTTTAATTCTTATCGTACCTAGTGCAATTATAATAATCGTTCTTAGTAAAAGGTTTAAAAAAAATAGCAAAGTCAAAGCTCAGCGCTCAGAAGAAGATAAATAA
- a CDS encoding SDR family NAD(P)-dependent oxidoreductase codes for MPKDYTVLITGASSGIGRELAKLFAEKGYNLILVARNMYKLDVLKHELGIKRRDIKIDIIQEELAQIGAGQAVFEKVKRMGIEIDILINNAGAGYVGAFQDKVFEEDLKLIQLNIIALTELTKLFGAEMVKRKQGKILNVASTGSYHSGPYTAVYYATKAYVLSLSEALQIELKPFGITVSALCPGATQTEFSKKAGKKDAKFAMGAKEVAQVAFKGLMKRKTIIIPGLGNKLFVKIPRGWASQIVAKYQKSLYLK; via the coding sequence ATGCCTAAAGATTATACAGTGCTTATAACAGGCGCTTCAAGTGGAATTGGACGTGAACTTGCTAAGTTATTTGCAGAAAAAGGTTATAATCTCATTTTAGTAGCCAGAAATATGTATAAGCTTGACGTTTTAAAACATGAGCTGGGAATTAAAAGAAGAGATATTAAGATTGATATCATTCAGGAAGAGTTAGCACAAATAGGGGCAGGACAAGCAGTATTTGAAAAGGTTAAAAGAATGGGTATTGAAATAGATATACTTATTAATAATGCAGGCGCTGGATATGTAGGTGCGTTTCAAGATAAAGTATTTGAAGAAGATCTTAAATTGATACAGCTTAATATAATAGCTTTAACAGAACTTACTAAGCTCTTTGGCGCGGAAATGGTAAAACGCAAACAAGGCAAGATTCTTAATGTAGCCTCAACTGGATCATATCATTCTGGTCCCTATACAGCTGTTTATTATGCAACTAAGGCTTATGTGTTATCACTATCAGAGGCACTGCAGATAGAACTTAAACCATTTGGCATCACAGTGTCAGCTCTTTGTCCCGGAGCAACCCAAACAGAATTTTCAAAAAAAGCGGGCAAAAAAGATGCAAAATTTGCAATGGGGGCTAAGGAAGTAGCGCAGGTAGCTTTTAAAGGATTGATGAAGCGCAAGACGATAATTATTCCAGGGCTTGGGAATAAATTATTTGTAAAAATACCCCGAGGTTGGGCGAGCCAAATAGTAGCGAAGTATCAAAAATCTTTGTATCTGAAGTGA
- a CDS encoding DUF975 family protein: MWTREELKERAKIVLKRSYWKALLVSFILALVSGGFSSITQRFNQRDDGRVFIEKQIRGGNISWDWVGPAILIAIIAGLGFFIISLAFSIFLANPLEVGARRFFMSLTIEDAQVDLLGYGFKNGRYMNVIKTMFYTNLLIFLWSLLLVIPGIIKGYAYSMVPYILADNPEIDYKRAVALSNQMTMGEKANIWVLDLSFIGWYLLGALACGVGILFVHPYVNATKAELYITLRRRALQNRLIQDGELNNTST, translated from the coding sequence ATGTGGACACGGGAAGAACTTAAGGAAAGAGCTAAGATAGTGCTTAAAAGATCGTATTGGAAAGCACTCTTGGTCAGTTTTATTTTAGCATTGGTATCAGGTGGTTTTTCCAGTATAACTCAAAGATTTAACCAGAGGGATGATGGCAGAGTCTTTATTGAAAAACAAATAAGAGGTGGCAATATAAGTTGGGACTGGGTTGGACCTGCTATTTTAATAGCTATTATAGCAGGGCTTGGCTTTTTTATTATTAGTTTAGCTTTTAGTATATTTTTAGCTAATCCCTTAGAGGTAGGTGCTAGAAGGTTTTTTATGAGCCTGACTATAGAAGATGCACAAGTTGATTTATTGGGGTATGGTTTTAAAAATGGCAGATACATGAATGTTATTAAAACAATGTTTTATACAAATCTTTTAATCTTTTTATGGAGTCTGCTGCTTGTTATTCCAGGGATTATAAAAGGATATGCTTATAGCATGGTTCCGTATATTTTAGCAGATAATCCTGAAATTGATTATAAAAGAGCTGTCGCGTTAAGCAACCAAATGACTATGGGAGAGAAAGCTAATATATGGGTATTAGATTTATCTTTTATTGGATGGTATTTATTAGGTGCATTAGCCTGTGGCGTAGGAATCTTATTTGTACACCCCTATGTTAATGCAACCAAGGCAGAGTTATATATTACATTAAGAAGAAGAGCATTACAAAATAGATTGATTCAAGATGGAGAATTAAACAACACTTCAACTTAA
- the fusA gene encoding elongation factor G gives MKLYETKFIRNIALLGHGGAGKTTLAEAMLYTAGMTNRLGKVNAGNTVSDFDPEEIKRKISIRTSLIPVEWKDYKLNILDTPGYFDFAGGVKEAMSVADSALIIIKGTAGVEVGTEKAWEYAAAADVPKMMFITEMDAENVDIEAILTECKEKFGMSIAPVQVPWYEGSKFVGYVHVLKMLGRRFDGSKVVTCPIPEELQEKIAPIRTMILEAVAETDEVLMEKYFAEEEITLEEIQAAFKKGVMEKQIVPVLCGSSVNSTGISVLMDTMISLFPSPDEGNKDMAVQMTTNEKLEITCTNSQKTSLFIFKTIVDPFIGKFSLFKVKTGTVSTDDMLLNTRTEEMEKLSHLYVLVGKEQKEVGKLYAGDIGAVAKLKTPKTSDTLSDKTLPIIFNAVDFPKPYVKMAIFPMGKGDEEKMSSALGKLMSEDPTFYIEYDKETHETVIYGLGQQQLDIIVSMLKSKFKVDVYLENPTTRYRETIKGKINIRGKHKKQSGGHGQYGDVVMEFQPSGDLELPYVFEEKIFGGAVPRQYFPAVEKGLEECIGKGVLAGYPVVGLKAVLLDGSYHPVDSSEMAFKMATTIAFKEGLVKAQPTILEPIAHVEITTPEEYTGDIMGDMKKRRGRMIGMEIKGQKQVIVAEVPMAELYTYATDVRSMTQGRGDIYYRFEKYEEAPVDVQQKVIAARKEMA, from the coding sequence ATGAAATTATATGAAACAAAATTCATTCGGAACATTGCACTGCTAGGACATGGTGGTGCAGGAAAAACGACCTTGGCAGAAGCAATGTTATATACAGCGGGTATGACAAATAGACTAGGAAAGGTTAATGCAGGTAATACTGTAAGTGATTTTGATCCAGAGGAAATTAAACGTAAAATTTCGATTAGAACATCACTGATTCCTGTAGAATGGAAAGATTATAAACTCAATATATTAGATACTCCAGGATATTTTGATTTTGCAGGCGGGGTAAAAGAAGCGATGAGTGTGGCAGATAGTGCACTTATTATAATAAAAGGTACAGCAGGGGTGGAAGTAGGTACTGAAAAGGCTTGGGAATATGCTGCAGCTGCTGATGTACCTAAAATGATGTTTATTACAGAAATGGATGCTGAAAATGTTGATATTGAAGCGATACTTACCGAATGCAAGGAAAAATTCGGAATGAGTATTGCACCCGTTCAAGTACCTTGGTATGAGGGAAGTAAGTTTGTAGGCTATGTACACGTTCTTAAAATGCTAGGACGAAGATTTGATGGCAGTAAAGTTGTAACATGCCCTATACCAGAAGAACTACAGGAAAAAATAGCACCTATCCGAACAATGATTCTAGAAGCAGTGGCTGAAACAGATGAAGTACTTATGGAAAAGTATTTTGCAGAAGAAGAAATTACACTTGAAGAAATCCAGGCTGCATTTAAAAAGGGTGTTATGGAAAAACAAATTGTGCCCGTACTTTGTGGCAGTTCTGTAAATAGTACAGGAATATCAGTGCTAATGGATACCATGATATCTTTATTCCCATCCCCGGACGAAGGTAATAAAGATATGGCTGTTCAAATGACTACTAATGAGAAATTAGAAATTACTTGTACTAATAGTCAAAAAACATCTTTATTTATCTTTAAAACAATTGTAGATCCCTTCATCGGAAAATTCTCTTTATTTAAAGTTAAGACGGGAACAGTAAGTACAGATGATATGCTTCTTAATACTCGGACAGAAGAAATGGAAAAACTATCTCATCTTTATGTACTTGTAGGTAAAGAACAAAAAGAAGTAGGAAAACTTTATGCAGGTGATATTGGCGCAGTCGCTAAGCTTAAAACCCCTAAAACGTCAGATACATTATCTGATAAAACATTACCAATTATATTTAATGCTGTAGACTTTCCGAAACCTTATGTTAAAATGGCAATATTCCCAATGGGTAAGGGAGATGAAGAAAAGATGTCGAGTGCTCTTGGCAAGCTTATGTCAGAGGACCCAACATTTTATATAGAATATGATAAAGAAACACATGAGACGGTTATTTATGGACTAGGTCAGCAACAACTTGATATTATAGTGAGTATGCTTAAATCTAAATTTAAGGTAGATGTTTATCTAGAAAATCCAACAACAAGATATAGAGAAACGATAAAAGGAAAGATTAATATTAGAGGAAAGCACAAAAAACAATCAGGCGGACATGGTCAATATGGAGATGTTGTTATGGAGTTTCAGCCATCTGGGGATTTAGAACTTCCCTATGTATTTGAAGAAAAAATATTTGGAGGCGCGGTACCAAGACAATACTTCCCGGCGGTTGAAAAGGGTCTTGAAGAATGTATCGGTAAAGGAGTACTTGCGGGTTATCCAGTCGTAGGACTCAAAGCAGTGTTGTTAGATGGTTCTTATCATCCGGTTGATTCCTCAGAAATGGCATTTAAGATGGCGACTACAATTGCATTTAAAGAAGGGTTGGTAAAAGCTCAGCCCACTATTCTTGAACCTATTGCACATGTTGAAATAACAACACCTGAAGAATATACAGGTGATATTATGGGGGATATGAAAAAGCGCAGAGGACGTATGATTGGCATGGAAATCAAAGGTCAAAAACAAGTTATAGTAGCAGAAGTTCCTATGGCAGAACTCTATACGTATGCAACTGATGTACGTTCAATGACGCAAGGTAGGGGAGATATTTATTACCGATTTGAAAAATATGAAGAGGCACCAGTAGATGTTCAGCAGAAAGTTATAGCTGCTAGAAAAGAAATGGCATAA
- the glyA gene encoding serine hydroxymethyltransferase, with protein sequence MYSLEELYGVDREIADLIVEETNRQTNKIELIASENFVSKAVMAAMGSPLTNKYAEGYPGKRYYGGCEVVDKIEDLARERAKKLFGAEHANVQPNSGSQANQAVFFAVLKPGDTVMGMNLSHGGHLTHGSPVNISGKHYNVVSYEVNAKTEQIDYDNIRELALEHKPKMIIAGASAYARTIDFARFREIADEVGAYLMVDMAHIAGLIAAGLHPNPIPYAHFVTTTTHKTLRGPRGGMILCTSEFAQAVDKAIFPGIQGGPLMHVIAAKAVSFKEALEDDFKTYQKQIIRNAEALAQALMKRDLRIVSGGTDTHLMSVDVRNMNITGKQAENMLDEIGVTCNKNTIPFDPASPFITSGIRLGTPAVTTRGMKEEDMDEIADIIYLTLSDFEKNRKECEQRVAKLLDKYPLY encoded by the coding sequence ATGTATTCTTTAGAAGAATTATACGGCGTAGACCGTGAAATAGCAGATCTGATTGTAGAAGAAACGAATAGACAAACAAATAAAATTGAACTGATAGCTTCAGAAAATTTTGTATCTAAAGCTGTTATGGCAGCAATGGGAAGTCCACTTACTAATAAATATGCAGAGGGTTATCCAGGGAAACGTTACTATGGTGGCTGCGAAGTAGTAGACAAAATTGAAGACTTAGCAAGAGAACGTGCTAAAAAGCTTTTTGGAGCGGAACATGCTAATGTACAGCCTAACTCAGGATCACAAGCTAACCAAGCGGTATTTTTCGCAGTACTTAAGCCTGGAGATACGGTTATGGGGATGAATCTTAGTCATGGGGGACATTTAACACATGGCAGTCCTGTTAACATATCAGGTAAACATTACAATGTTGTTTCTTATGAAGTAAATGCAAAGACAGAGCAAATAGACTATGATAATATCAGAGAACTTGCGCTCGAACACAAACCTAAAATGATTATTGCTGGTGCAAGTGCTTATGCAAGAACGATAGATTTTGCAAGGTTCAGAGAAATAGCAGATGAAGTAGGCGCATATCTTATGGTAGATATGGCACATATTGCGGGACTCATAGCTGCTGGCCTTCATCCAAATCCTATTCCTTATGCACATTTTGTAACAACAACTACTCATAAAACTTTAAGAGGTCCAAGGGGTGGTATGATACTTTGTACATCAGAATTCGCACAGGCTGTTGATAAAGCTATATTCCCTGGTATTCAAGGGGGGCCGCTTATGCACGTGATTGCAGCAAAGGCTGTAAGTTTTAAAGAAGCGCTTGAAGATGATTTTAAAACTTATCAAAAGCAAATTATTAGAAATGCAGAGGCACTGGCTCAGGCACTTATGAAAAGAGATCTTCGTATCGTATCAGGTGGTACAGATACACATCTTATGAGCGTAGATGTAAGAAATATGAATATAACAGGCAAACAAGCAGAAAATATGCTTGATGAAATAGGCGTTACTTGTAATAAAAATACTATACCTTTTGATCCTGCATCTCCTTTTATTACAAGTGGTATTAGGCTAGGAACGCCAGCTGTTACAACAAGAGGGATGAAAGAAGAAGATATGGATGAAATAGCTGATATTATTTATCTCACTCTTAGCGATTTTGAAAAAAATAGAAAAGAATGTGAACAAAGAGTTGCTAAGTTATTAGATAAATACCCACTTTACTAA
- a CDS encoding indolepyruvate oxidoreductase subunit beta gives MTKNILIAGVGGQGTLLTGRIIGNYAMSKGYDVKMSEVHGMAQRGGSVVMQVRYGKKVYSPLVELGQADIIFAFEKLEALRYMPYLKKEGVMIVNTQQIDPMPVVMGLAKYPENILEQIKASCERTCCIDALVIAKAIGNVKVVNMIMIGAYAAYVGDTLEEWEIIVEKTVPKHTIEMNKEALRKGYDAYLKK, from the coding sequence ATGACAAAAAATATACTTATTGCAGGTGTTGGAGGACAAGGGACACTCCTTACGGGGCGTATTATTGGAAATTATGCCATGTCAAAAGGGTATGATGTAAAGATGTCAGAGGTACATGGGATGGCACAACGTGGGGGAAGTGTTGTGATGCAAGTGAGGTATGGTAAAAAGGTATATTCACCTCTTGTTGAACTAGGACAGGCGGATATCATATTTGCTTTTGAAAAATTAGAAGCACTAAGGTATATGCCATATCTTAAAAAAGAGGGCGTCATGATTGTTAATACACAGCAGATTGATCCAATGCCAGTTGTAATGGGGTTAGCGAAGTATCCAGAAAACATACTAGAACAAATAAAAGCAAGTTGTGAGCGGACTTGTTGTATAGATGCACTGGTAATAGCTAAGGCTATAGGCAATGTAAAAGTGGTTAATATGATTATGATAGGTGCTTATGCCGCCTATGTCGGAGACACTCTGGAAGAATGGGAAATAATTGTTGAAAAAACAGTTCCTAAACACACTATAGAGATGAATAAAGAAGCATTAAGAAAAGGATATGATGCTTATTTGAAGAAATAA
- the iorA gene encoding indolepyruvate ferredoxin oxidoreductase subunit alpha, producing the protein MKKLMLGNEAIARGAYESGVTVAAAYPGTPSTEITEIIARYDDIYAEWAPNEKVALEVAIGSCFGGARSVAAMKHVGLNVAADPLFTAAYTGVNAGLVVLVADDPGMHSSQNEQDTRLIARAANVPVLEPADSMECKEYVKIGMELSEKYDTPIIIRLTTRVSHSQGIVELNDRQKTELKPYKKDIGKYVMTPANARVRHKVVEERMNRLAGDIKTLGLYKLEETNSKIGIITSGICYQYVKESGTDASILKLDMVNPLPLDIINEFASKVEKLYIVEELEPFIEEQVRSLGIKAEGKTLFSRQGEITVRQIKTVLGMNTEEVTAALPLPVRPPVLCPGCPHRSVYAVLRKLKLKVMGDIGCYTLGSMPPHLAMDACICMGASIGMTHGMEKAKGRTFAKNVVGIIGDSTFIHSGITGLMDVVYNKGMSTIIIADNATTGMTGHQEHPATGKTLKGESAYAVDLEVLCKAIGVPNVVVVDAYDMKAVEKALKEEILKDEPSVIITKAPCKLLIKEKWDIYQIVEEACSNCGLCSSLGCPALQKGESSASINEALCAGCGLCESVCKKGAIGKGGN; encoded by the coding sequence ATGAAAAAATTAATGCTTGGAAATGAAGCGATTGCTAGGGGGGCGTATGAGTCAGGAGTTACAGTTGCTGCTGCTTATCCGGGGACACCAAGTACGGAAATTACAGAAATTATTGCAAGATATGATGATATATATGCGGAATGGGCACCTAATGAAAAAGTTGCACTGGAAGTAGCGATAGGAAGTTGTTTTGGGGGAGCAAGGTCTGTTGCTGCAATGAAACATGTTGGACTAAATGTTGCAGCGGATCCGCTTTTTACAGCTGCCTATACTGGTGTTAATGCAGGACTTGTGGTTTTGGTAGCTGATGATCCTGGGATGCATAGTTCGCAAAATGAGCAAGATACAAGGCTTATTGCAAGAGCTGCTAATGTTCCAGTGCTGGAGCCAGCTGATAGTATGGAATGTAAAGAGTATGTAAAAATAGGCATGGAACTTAGTGAAAAGTATGATACGCCAATTATTATAAGACTCACAACAAGGGTTTCTCACTCTCAAGGCATTGTTGAACTTAATGATAGGCAGAAGACAGAGCTTAAGCCTTATAAAAAAGATATTGGTAAATATGTTATGACGCCAGCTAATGCAAGAGTCAGACACAAGGTTGTAGAAGAGAGAATGAATAGACTTGCTGGTGACATAAAAACACTTGGGCTTTATAAACTTGAAGAGACAAACAGCAAGATAGGCATTATTACAAGCGGAATATGTTATCAATATGTTAAAGAATCTGGAACAGATGCTAGTATATTAAAACTAGATATGGTTAATCCATTGCCTCTTGATATTATAAATGAATTTGCAAGTAAAGTTGAAAAATTATACATAGTTGAAGAACTCGAGCCTTTTATAGAAGAACAAGTGCGATCACTTGGAATAAAGGCGGAAGGAAAAACATTATTTAGCAGACAAGGAGAGATTACTGTTAGACAGATTAAAACAGTTCTTGGGATGAATACTGAAGAAGTCACCGCCGCATTGCCGCTGCCTGTAAGGCCTCCAGTCCTCTGTCCAGGATGTCCGCATCGTAGTGTTTATGCAGTCCTTAGAAAATTAAAGCTTAAGGTAATGGGGGATATTGGGTGCTATACATTAGGTTCGATGCCGCCCCATCTTGCTATGGATGCTTGTATCTGTATGGGAGCAAGTATTGGAATGACTCATGGGATGGAAAAGGCCAAAGGCAGAACGTTTGCAAAAAATGTAGTAGGCATTATAGGTGACTCGACATTTATTCACTCAGGCATTACGGGTCTTATGGATGTAGTTTATAATAAAGGGATGTCAACTATTATTATAGCTGATAATGCCACAACGGGGATGACTGGACATCAAGAACATCCAGCTACTGGCAAAACCTTAAAAGGGGAGAGCGCGTATGCTGTTGACTTAGAAGTATTATGCAAGGCTATTGGGGTTCCCAATGTCGTTGTGGTAGATGCTTATGATATGAAGGCAGTAGAAAAAGCTCTAAAAGAAGAAATTCTAAAAGATGAGCCTTCTGTAATTATTACGAAAGCTCCCTGCAAACTGCTTATTAAAGAAAAATGGGATATTTACCAAATAGTTGAAGAGGCGTGTTCAAATTGCGGATTATGTTCAAGTCTTGGCTGCCCGGCTCTTCAAAAAGGAGAAAGCTCAGCAAGTATCAATGAAGCTTTGTGTGCGGGCTGTGGATTGTGTGAATCAGTATGCAAAAAAGGCGCTATCGGCAAAGGGGGGAATTAA
- a CDS encoding threonine/serine ThrE exporter family protein, translating to MNTTYSHEYLLNFAVKAGELMLKSGAETYRVEDTITRILQAHHYRFVDTFVIPTGIIVTIDDPDFSICTKVCRVKNRSIRLDRIELINQLSRDYVLGSISFDEASHQLTQIENMTTYSPLVVILWLGISSSFFAIMFKGNFLDFLLTFPIGILIGTIHHTLRKKYIVSYFVLFICSLFIGFSVMGCYYILGDRIHIEPIVTGCIFPLLPGVAFTNAVRDAIGDELLSGISRGVEALLIAISLAAGIGISLSIGFKIGGLL from the coding sequence ATGAATACAACTTATTCCCATGAATATCTATTGAATTTTGCCGTAAAAGCTGGTGAACTTATGTTAAAGAGCGGTGCCGAAACTTATCGTGTCGAAGATACTATTACCAGGATTCTGCAAGCTCATCATTATCGTTTTGTTGATACTTTTGTTATCCCCACTGGTATTATTGTTACAATAGATGATCCGGACTTTTCTATATGCACCAAAGTATGTCGTGTTAAAAACCGCTCAATACGCCTTGACCGTATTGAGCTTATTAATCAACTATCGAGAGATTATGTATTAGGAAGTATCTCCTTTGATGAAGCTTCCCATCAACTTACACAAATAGAAAATATGACAACTTATTCTCCCTTAGTAGTTATTTTATGGCTAGGCATAAGCAGCTCATTTTTTGCAATTATGTTTAAAGGGAATTTTCTAGATTTTTTGCTTACTTTTCCTATAGGTATTTTAATAGGAACCATTCATCATACGCTTCGCAAAAAGTATATAGTAAGTTATTTCGTACTTTTTATCTGTTCACTTTTTATAGGTTTTAGCGTAATGGGCTGTTATTATATTTTAGGTGATCGCATTCATATAGAACCTATTGTAACAGGTTGTATTTTCCCACTTCTCCCTGGTGTTGCCTTTACTAATGCTGTGCGTGATGCTATAGGAGATGAGCTTTTATCAGGCATATCTCGTGGGGTTGAAGCACTTCTTATTGCCATTTCTTTAGCTGCTGGAATAGGCATTTCCTTGAGTATCGGTTTTAAAATAGGAGGACTACTATGA
- a CDS encoding threonine/serine exporter family protein, which produces MILSILSAFISTIGFSILFHVLRKHLLICGTVGALGWCIYLLGENRGFTSVLSTFLASLLVTQLSYILAKKLRTPITVFLIAGIIPLVPGLALYRTMYSLMMADYTAAIEYAMLTFEIAGVIAGAIVIISLLPLVWRKRASSK; this is translated from the coding sequence ATGATACTTAGCATTTTAAGTGCATTTATTTCAACAATTGGTTTTTCAATATTATTTCATGTTCTAAGAAAACATCTTCTTATTTGTGGAACCGTAGGAGCCCTTGGCTGGTGTATCTATCTCTTAGGAGAAAATAGAGGTTTTACGAGTGTTTTGTCTACTTTTTTAGCAAGTCTTTTAGTCACTCAGCTTTCCTATATTCTTGCAAAAAAACTCAGAACACCTATTACAGTGTTTCTAATAGCAGGCATTATCCCTCTTGTCCCTGGTCTTGCACTATACCGTACTATGTATTCTCTTATGATGGCAGATTATACGGCTGCTATTGAGTATGCCATGCTTACTTTTGAGATAGCTGGTGTAATAGCTGGTGCCATTGTTATTATCTCACTATTGCCGCTTGTCTGGAGAAAAAGAGCCTCATCTAAATAG
- a CDS encoding DegV family protein codes for MRTILITDSCCDLPYHYTKENNIIVLPLTVHLKDKEIKDELGKDNKYRAFYDLILSGEMPTTSQINAYTFKEEFEKHIKEGHNVIYIGFSSALSGCVNSAYLAVEELREEMEDVPVTVVDSKAASLGVGLLVYYANEFLKQGKSKDFVVAWLEENKLKVNHWFTVEDLNHLYRGGRVSKTAAAIGTILSIKPIMNVNDEGKLTPVFKAKGRKKSLNILLEQTKLNIVNPKEQIVFISHGGCEDEVAGLIASIKEELKVKDVMINPIGAAIGSHAGPGTVAIFCLGEKR; via the coding sequence ATGCGTACTATATTAATTACAGATTCATGTTGTGATTTGCCTTATCACTATACTAAAGAGAATAACATCATTGTATTACCGCTTACGGTACATCTTAAAGATAAAGAAATTAAGGATGAATTAGGTAAAGATAATAAATACAGGGCTTTTTATGATCTTATTCTTTCAGGGGAGATGCCCACTACTTCACAAATTAATGCATATACTTTTAAAGAAGAATTTGAAAAGCATATCAAAGAAGGTCACAATGTTATTTATATAGGCTTCTCATCTGCATTAAGCGGATGTGTCAATAGCGCCTATTTAGCGGTAGAAGAGTTACGGGAGGAAATGGAAGACGTACCTGTAACTGTCGTTGATAGTAAAGCTGCTTCTTTAGGCGTTGGACTATTAGTATACTATGCGAATGAATTTCTAAAACAAGGAAAAAGTAAGGACTTTGTAGTAGCCTGGTTAGAGGAAAACAAATTAAAAGTAAACCATTGGTTCACAGTAGAAGACTTAAACCATCTTTATAGAGGGGGCCGGGTATCAAAAACAGCTGCTGCAATTGGTACAATACTTAGTATTAAACCGATCATGAATGTTAATGATGAAGGAAAATTAACCCCAGTTTTTAAAGCTAAAGGGAGAAAAAAATCTCTAAATATACTTCTAGAGCAGACTAAATTAAATATTGTAAACCCAAAAGAGCAGATAGTTTTTATAAGTCATGGGGGTTGCGAGGATGAGGTAGCAGGCCTTATAGCGTCTATAAAGGAAGAGTTAAAAGTTAAAGATGTGATGATTAACCCAATAGGGGCAGCCATAGGTTCTCATGCAGGTCCTGGGACTGTAGCAATCTTTTGCTTAGGAGAAAAGCGATAA